The following proteins are encoded in a genomic region of Liolophura sinensis isolate JHLJ2023 chromosome 7, CUHK_Ljap_v2, whole genome shotgun sequence:
- the LOC135470861 gene encoding histone-lysine N-methyltransferase PRDM9-like, with product MESDAGTKKAGGDGETQKKKKTTTLTCATCRRGFTRRDSWRRHQQTQQNGARQGTISKAGEGDENKGKKRRTRPFTCQLCARDFTRRDNWLRHQRTHPRPHPTVP from the coding sequence ATGGAGAGCGATGCGGGAACAAAAAAAGCAGGCGGAGATGGAGAGACgcagaagaaaaagaagacgACGACGTTGACCTGTGCGACGTGTAGGCGAGGGTTTACCCGGCGGGATAGCTGGCGGCGACACCAGCAAACACAGCAAAATGGTGCACGTCAGGGGACGATATCCAAGGCTGGGGAGGGAGATGAGAATAAAGGAAAAAAGAGGCGGACGAGGCCGTTCACCTGCCAGCTGTGTGCCAGGGACTTTACCCGGCGGGATAACTGGCTGCGGCACCAGCGAACGCACCCCCGCCCTCACCCCACCGTACCCTGA